In Pirellulales bacterium, one DNA window encodes the following:
- a CDS encoding 2-oxoacid:acceptor oxidoreductase family protein, whose protein sequence is MVIRSSETGGITSANENGKQVPYPGIATTCDGAEAVVHVEIYVTQGAGAFPITSSTTMGGGYNNAVMNGWKNLWGDTLIFVEPESEHSAASFCEGFAASGGRVTNFTSGQGLVLMKEVLYTIAGKRLPVVMNIGARALTSHSLNVHAGHDDVMSVADCGWGMLFGRNAQEAGDLCLICRRAAEASVTPFFNVQDGFLTTHTVERVRLPEPEFMKQYIGSPAEKLVNLMDPANPMMSGVVQNQDSYMKGKIAQRWYYDRVSPALRDAFDVFYENTGRRYDFVLPYRCEDAEYIIVGMGCYMETCEATVDYLRNTRGIKVGCLTVCCFRPFPSRQIVEALQHCKAFTVLERMDDPLSTTGNHLTREIKAAFCDAVTGQNGLEKIERIPQIYSGAAGLGSRDVRPGDIIAVVENMQEEGRDYFCVGIDHALALKVTEDPDLRETGTFSMRGHSIGGFGSVTTNKVIATIGGDVFGKDVQAYPKYGSEKKGLPTTYYLTIAERHIYLHSELEYVDLVVLNDTTALFSGNPLEGLIGGGAIVMQSIYTDPHDVWQRIPEHHKATIREKHLRVFYADMVQIAREVASVADLQMRMQGIVLLGAFLKLTPYGRQSGMSDEQVYAGVEKALRKYFGKRGDRVVQDNMKCVMRGYQELHEVPQAMMEEAVTV, encoded by the coding sequence ATGGTCATCCGTTCCAGCGAGACCGGCGGCATTACATCAGCCAATGAAAACGGCAAGCAGGTTCCGTATCCTGGCATTGCGACGACTTGCGACGGCGCGGAAGCCGTGGTGCACGTGGAAATTTACGTGACGCAAGGAGCTGGGGCGTTTCCGATCACCAGCTCCACCACCATGGGCGGCGGATACAACAATGCCGTGATGAACGGCTGGAAGAATTTGTGGGGAGACACGCTGATTTTTGTGGAGCCGGAAAGCGAGCATTCTGCCGCCTCGTTTTGTGAAGGCTTCGCGGCCAGCGGCGGCCGGGTGACCAATTTCACGTCGGGCCAAGGCTTGGTGTTGATGAAAGAAGTCCTGTACACCATTGCCGGCAAACGGTTGCCCGTGGTGATGAACATTGGAGCGCGGGCGCTAACCAGCCATTCGCTCAACGTGCATGCCGGGCATGACGACGTGATGAGCGTGGCCGATTGCGGCTGGGGCATGCTGTTTGGCCGCAACGCCCAGGAAGCGGGCGATTTATGTCTGATTTGCCGGCGAGCGGCGGAAGCCTCGGTCACGCCGTTTTTCAACGTGCAGGACGGCTTCCTCACGACGCATACCGTGGAACGGGTGCGCTTGCCGGAGCCGGAATTCATGAAGCAGTACATCGGCAGTCCCGCGGAAAAGCTGGTGAATTTGATGGATCCGGCCAATCCAATGATGTCGGGCGTGGTGCAAAATCAAGATTCGTACATGAAGGGGAAAATAGCGCAGCGGTGGTATTACGACCGGGTTAGTCCGGCGCTGCGAGATGCCTTCGACGTGTTTTATGAGAACACGGGGCGGCGATACGATTTTGTGCTGCCGTATCGCTGCGAAGACGCGGAGTACATTATCGTCGGCATGGGCTGTTACATGGAAACGTGCGAGGCCACGGTCGATTACTTGCGAAACACGCGGGGCATTAAAGTGGGCTGCCTGACGGTGTGCTGTTTCCGGCCGTTTCCCAGTCGGCAGATTGTCGAAGCCTTGCAGCATTGCAAAGCGTTCACCGTGCTGGAGCGGATGGACGATCCGCTTTCGACCACAGGCAATCATTTAACGCGGGAAATTAAAGCGGCGTTTTGTGACGCTGTGACCGGGCAAAACGGCTTGGAAAAAATCGAACGCATTCCGCAAATTTATTCCGGCGCGGCGGGGCTGGGGAGCCGTGACGTGCGGCCCGGCGATATCATTGCCGTGGTCGAAAACATGCAAGAAGAAGGTCGGGATTACTTCTGCGTGGGCATCGATCATGCACTGGCGCTGAAAGTGACCGAAGACCCCGATTTGCGCGAGACGGGCACATTTTCGATGCGTGGGCATAGCATCGGCGGGTTTGGCTCGGTGACCACGAATAAAGTGATCGCCACGATTGGCGGCGACGTGTTCGGAAAGGACGTGCAGGCGTATCCCAAGTACGGCTCGGAAAAGAAGGGACTGCCGACGACGTATTACCTGACGATTGCAGAGCGGCACATTTATTTGCACAGCGAATTGGAATACGTCGATTTGGTCGTGTTGAACGACACCACGGCCTTATTCAGCGGCAATCCGCTGGAGGGTTTGATCGGCGGCGGGGCGATTGTGATGCAATCGATCTATACCGATCCGCACGACGTGTGGCAGCGCATTCCGGAGCACCACAAAGCCACGATCCGTGAGAAGCACTTGCGCGTGTTTTATGCCGACATGGTGCAAATTGCCCGCGAGGTGGCGTCGGTGGCCGATTTGCAAATGCGCATGCAGGGCATTGTGCTGTTGGGAGCGTTCCTCAAGCTGACCCCCTACGGCCGGCAAAGCGGAATGAGCGACGAGCAAGTGTACGCCGGCGTGGAAAAGGCGCTGCGGAAATATTTCGGCAAGCGCGGTGACCGGGTGGTGCAAGACAATATGAAATGCGTCATGCGGGGCTACCAAGAACTGCACGAAGTGCCGCAGGCGATGATGGAAGAAGCCGTAACGGTTTAA
- a CDS encoding glycoside hydrolase family 71/99-like protein yields the protein MNGFCLGRLAAILFAIFAIVVLAALSAAAEPNQSVTPTPKPTREDVIAAMHSFDAANDSATATSRVDCSTLAGKVMAGYQGWFTCAGDSAELGWHHYQSHGEFRPGRCNIDFWPDVSELDADEKFATPFPHADGSVAYVFSSDQAKTILRHFQWMQQYGLDGVFVQRFVVETIPPLNLRHCNTVLNSCREGANRYGRCYAVMYDLSGVQAGGMQSAIDDWKLLVDKMRIGHDERDHAYLHHGGKPVVAVWGVGFNDHRAYTLADCDRFINFLKNDPIYGGNTVMVGVPTGWRTLDRDTTADPALTATLLKADIISPWTVGRYSTLEGVDKHAQHDIRPDIQWCRDHGKEYLPVVFPGFSWHNMNPKSPSDQIPRLKGEFLWRQYVDAKQAGATMIYQAMFDEMDEGTAIFKCTGDPPVGESKFLTFEGLPSDYYLWLVGMGGKLLRGEIPPSAYPPKQPETTPPSTRSKGNTSLGGD from the coding sequence ATGAATGGCTTTTGTCTTGGTCGGCTGGCGGCAATCCTGTTTGCCATTTTCGCGATTGTCGTTTTAGCTGCTCTTAGCGCCGCCGCGGAACCGAACCAATCGGTGACACCAACACCGAAGCCGACCCGCGAAGATGTCATTGCGGCCATGCATTCCTTCGATGCGGCCAACGATTCGGCGACAGCAACCAGCCGTGTCGATTGCAGCACGCTCGCGGGTAAAGTGATGGCCGGATATCAAGGTTGGTTTACGTGCGCAGGCGACTCGGCGGAGTTGGGGTGGCATCACTATCAATCGCACGGGGAGTTTCGGCCGGGCCGGTGCAACATCGATTTTTGGCCTGACGTCAGCGAATTGGACGCCGATGAAAAATTCGCCACGCCATTTCCACACGCCGATGGGAGCGTGGCCTACGTGTTTAGTTCCGATCAGGCGAAAACCATCCTGCGGCATTTCCAGTGGATGCAGCAATACGGTTTGGACGGCGTGTTTGTGCAGCGGTTTGTGGTGGAAACCATTCCGCCGCTAAATTTGCGGCATTGCAACACAGTGTTGAATTCCTGCCGCGAGGGGGCCAACCGTTACGGCAGGTGCTACGCGGTGATGTACGATCTGTCGGGCGTTCAAGCCGGCGGGATGCAGTCGGCCATCGACGATTGGAAGCTGCTGGTCGATAAAATGCGCATCGGCCACGATGAGCGAGACCACGCTTATTTGCATCACGGCGGCAAGCCGGTGGTGGCCGTGTGGGGCGTGGGGTTCAACGATCATCGGGCTTACACGCTGGCCGATTGCGACCGCTTTATCAATTTTTTGAAGAACGATCCAATCTACGGCGGCAACACCGTGATGGTTGGCGTGCCGACCGGTTGGCGAACGCTGGATCGCGATACTACTGCGGACCCGGCGTTGACGGCCACGCTGCTCAAGGCCGATATCATTAGCCCGTGGACTGTAGGGCGATATTCGACGCTGGAAGGCGTTGACAAGCATGCCCAGCACGATATTCGGCCCGATATCCAATGGTGCCGCGACCACGGCAAGGAGTATTTGCCGGTGGTATTTCCCGGATTCAGTTGGCACAACATGAATCCGAAATCTCCTTCGGACCAAATTCCCCGGCTGAAGGGAGAGTTTTTGTGGCGGCAGTACGTCGACGCCAAGCAGGCCGGGGCCACGATGATTTATCAGGCCATGTTCGATGAAATGGATGAAGGGACGGCTATTTTCAAATGCACGGGGGACCCGCCCGTGGGTGAGAGCAAGTTTTTGACATTTGAAGGCTTGCCAAGCGACTATTATCTGTGGCTGGTGGGGATGGGGGGCAAGCTGCTGCGCGGGGAAATTCCACCTTCCGCATACCCGCCGAAACAGCCGGAAACCACACCACCGTCAACACGGTCCAAGGGCAACACATCGCTCGGCGGAGATTGA
- a CDS encoding multidrug efflux RND transporter permease subunit, which translates to MFSNFFIKRPIFASVLSIIITLAGGVALYTLPIAQYPLITPPTIEVSANYPGANAQVVADTVAAPVEQQVVGVEGMLYMSSQCTNDGTYVLTVTFHNGVDLNMAQVLVQNREALAEPILPDLVKRRGITVKKKSPSTLMIVNLFSPDGSRDNLYLSNYATIQLKDELSRLDGVGDIAYIGQRDYSMRLWLDPEKMATLNLSANDVVQAIEQQNTQVAAGQIGQPPVNTGQTFQYTISTMGRLADPDEFADMILKADTSGRIVRVRDVARIELGAQGYDQTCRLDGRPSVALSIYQLPGSNALDIAQRVRTKMDDLKKRFPQGIDYSIVYDTTPFIDESISEVFKTLRDAVVLVAIVVLVFLQNWRSAIIPLIAVPVAIVGTFAVMAAMGFSLNNLTLFGLVLAIGIVVDDAIVVVEAVEHHIENGLSPQDATIKAMEQVSGPVIAVGLVLSAVFIPCAFISGIMGQFFRQFALTISVSTVISAFNSLTLSPALTALLLRPRDKHAAPPLPWPAFVIAGAWAGWEFLSKWLAAAGNHLPIEITATSAPWMAAALGAAGGAVVAWPLNKVFGFAFRWFNRGFDYTSRFYTWTVGKLLRISLLALAGYGFLLYLTYVGFNVAPKGFIPSQDKGYLVVNLQLPDSASVGRTEQVMERIEKEAIEMPGVKHTVGISGQSILLGANSPNFGSMYVMLDDFHDRLSPGLSADAIAAQLQEKLQSDVTEGIVNVLGAPPLEGLGNVGGFKIMIEDRGNSGLQGLQDVADAVVADGLQTPGLRDVFTSFRANTPWLYLDIDRTAAKTLGVSMAEVFNTLQVYLGSLYVNDFNLFGRTWQVNVQAEKDFRQQIDDLKQLKVRTDRGAMVPFGSFAQVRDITGPALINRYNMYPAAPVNGSADPGVSSGQAIEMMQDVVNKNLSWSMRSEWTELALLQLQTGNTAMMVFLLAVVLVFLVLAAQYESWSLPLAVILVVPMCLLCSIAAVLFAKLDINIFTQVGFVVLIGLACKNAILIVEFARARRTGGMSRFDATLAACRLRLRPIVMTSFAFILGVVPLVLSVGAGAEMRRTLGTAVFGGMLGVTLFGIFLTPVFFYVIEGINDVMRRIRRWREGEPKDPREPKDRAPATPSSKPLIQRPVQEALVTVVEAGGH; encoded by the coding sequence ATGTTTTCTAATTTTTTCATCAAGCGGCCGATTTTCGCCAGCGTGCTGTCGATCATCATCACGTTGGCCGGCGGTGTGGCGCTGTATACGCTGCCGATTGCGCAGTATCCGCTGATTACGCCGCCGACGATCGAGGTTTCGGCCAACTATCCGGGGGCCAACGCGCAAGTGGTGGCGGACACGGTGGCGGCGCCCGTGGAGCAACAAGTGGTGGGTGTGGAAGGCATGTTGTACATGTCGAGCCAGTGCACGAACGACGGGACATACGTGCTGACGGTGACGTTCCACAACGGCGTCGATTTGAACATGGCCCAAGTGCTGGTGCAAAACCGCGAGGCGCTGGCCGAGCCGATTTTGCCCGACCTGGTGAAGCGCCGCGGCATTACGGTGAAGAAGAAATCGCCCAGCACGCTGATGATTGTGAATTTGTTTTCGCCTGACGGCAGCCGGGACAATTTGTATTTGAGCAATTACGCCACGATCCAATTGAAGGACGAATTGTCGCGGCTGGACGGCGTGGGGGATATTGCGTACATCGGCCAGCGCGATTACAGCATGCGGCTGTGGCTCGATCCGGAGAAAATGGCCACGCTCAATCTCTCGGCCAACGACGTGGTGCAGGCCATCGAGCAACAAAATACGCAGGTGGCCGCCGGGCAAATCGGCCAGCCGCCGGTCAACACGGGGCAGACATTTCAATACACCATTTCGACGATGGGTCGTCTGGCCGACCCCGACGAATTCGCGGACATGATTTTGAAGGCCGACACCTCGGGCCGCATTGTTCGGGTGCGCGACGTGGCACGCATTGAGCTGGGGGCGCAGGGTTATGATCAAACATGCCGGCTGGATGGGCGGCCATCGGTGGCGCTGTCGATTTATCAGTTGCCCGGTTCCAACGCGCTGGATATTGCCCAGCGCGTGCGGACTAAGATGGATGATTTGAAGAAACGGTTCCCCCAGGGGATCGATTATTCCATTGTGTACGACACCACGCCGTTTATCGACGAATCGATCAGTGAGGTGTTCAAAACGTTGCGCGACGCCGTGGTGTTGGTGGCGATTGTGGTCTTGGTGTTTTTGCAAAATTGGCGGTCGGCCATTATTCCGCTGATTGCTGTGCCGGTGGCGATTGTGGGCACGTTTGCCGTAATGGCGGCGATGGGCTTCAGCTTGAACAATCTTACGCTGTTCGGACTGGTGTTGGCGATTGGCATTGTGGTGGACGACGCCATTGTGGTGGTGGAAGCGGTGGAGCACCACATTGAAAACGGATTGTCGCCGCAAGATGCGACCATTAAGGCGATGGAGCAGGTTTCGGGACCGGTCATTGCGGTGGGTTTGGTGTTAAGCGCGGTGTTCATTCCCTGCGCGTTTATCAGCGGCATTATGGGACAGTTTTTCCGGCAGTTTGCGCTGACGATTTCGGTTTCGACGGTGATTTCGGCGTTTAATTCGCTCACGCTTAGCCCAGCGCTCACGGCGTTATTATTACGGCCCCGAGATAAACATGCCGCGCCGCCGCTACCCTGGCCGGCGTTTGTGATTGCCGGCGCGTGGGCGGGGTGGGAGTTTTTATCCAAGTGGTTGGCGGCGGCGGGGAACCATTTGCCGATTGAAATTACGGCCACCAGCGCGCCGTGGATGGCGGCGGCGTTGGGGGCGGCGGGTGGGGCTGTGGTGGCGTGGCCGCTGAACAAGGTGTTCGGCTTCGCTTTCCGATGGTTCAATCGCGGGTTTGATTATACCTCGAGGTTTTACACGTGGACCGTTGGCAAACTGTTGCGGATTTCGCTACTAGCGCTGGCGGGTTACGGGTTCCTGTTGTACCTGACGTATGTCGGCTTCAATGTGGCGCCTAAGGGATTTATTCCGTCACAAGATAAGGGTTATTTGGTCGTCAATTTGCAACTGCCTGATTCGGCCTCGGTGGGCCGCACCGAGCAAGTGATGGAGCGGATTGAAAAAGAGGCCATCGAGATGCCGGGTGTCAAACATACGGTGGGGATCTCGGGCCAATCGATTTTGCTGGGGGCGAATTCGCCGAATTTCGGTTCGATGTATGTGATGCTGGACGATTTTCACGATCGGTTATCGCCCGGTTTGTCGGCCGACGCGATTGCCGCTCAGCTCCAGGAAAAACTGCAGAGCGACGTTACCGAGGGAATTGTCAATGTGCTGGGCGCGCCGCCGTTGGAAGGTCTGGGCAACGTGGGCGGCTTCAAAATCATGATCGAAGACCGAGGCAACAGCGGCTTGCAAGGGCTGCAAGACGTGGCCGATGCGGTGGTCGCCGACGGATTGCAAACGCCCGGTTTGCGCGACGTATTCACCAGTTTTCGGGCCAACACGCCGTGGTTGTATTTGGATATCGATCGGACGGCGGCCAAAACGCTGGGCGTGTCGATGGCGGAAGTGTTCAACACGCTGCAAGTGTATTTGGGCTCATTGTACGTGAACGATTTCAATCTGTTTGGCCGCACCTGGCAGGTGAACGTGCAGGCGGAGAAAGATTTTCGCCAGCAGATCGACGATTTGAAGCAGCTGAAGGTCCGCACCGACCGGGGTGCAATGGTGCCGTTCGGCTCGTTTGCCCAGGTGCGCGACATTACCGGGCCGGCGCTGATCAACCGTTACAACATGTATCCGGCGGCGCCGGTTAACGGCAGCGCCGATCCAGGCGTCAGCTCCGGGCAAGCCATCGAGATGATGCAGGACGTGGTGAACAAAAACTTGAGTTGGTCGATGCGCTCCGAGTGGACGGAACTGGCGCTGTTGCAATTGCAGACGGGCAACACGGCGATGATGGTATTTTTGCTGGCCGTAGTGCTGGTGTTTTTGGTGTTGGCCGCGCAATACGAAAGCTGGTCGCTGCCGCTGGCCGTGATTTTGGTGGTGCCGATGTGCTTGTTGTGCTCGATTGCGGCGGTGCTGTTTGCGAAGCTGGATATCAACATTTTCACGCAGGTGGGCTTTGTCGTGTTGATTGGGCTGGCGTGCAAAAATGCGATTTTAATTGTGGAATTCGCGCGGGCGCGGCGGACAGGCGGAATGAGCCGGTTTGACGCCACGCTAGCGGCTTGCCGCTTGCGATTGCGCCCGATTGTGATGACGTCGTTTGCATTTATCTTGGGTGTGGTACCGCTGGTGCTGTCGGTGGGGGCCGGAGCCGAAATGCGGCGCACGTTGGGCACCGCCGTGTTCGGCGGCATGTTGGGCGTGACACTGTTCGGAATTTTCCTAACCCCGGTGTTTTTCTACGTGATCGAGGGAATCAACGATGTAATGCGCCGCATCCGGCGCTGGCGGGAAGGGGAGCCGAAAGACCCCAGAGAGCCGAAGGATCGCGCCCCTGCGACGCCGTCGAGCAAGCCCTTAATTCAGCGGCCGGTGCAGGAGGCGCTGGTTACGGTGGTGGAGGCAGGCGGACACTAA
- a CDS encoding multidrug efflux RND transporter permease subunit, with the protein MISRFFIDRPIFASVLSIVITLAGAISLFHLPIAQFPTITPPTIQVTCNYPGASALDVSTSVAAPIEEQVDGVEGMYYMSSNSTNDGSYTLTVTFRHGIDLNMAQVLVQNRVNLALPSLPDVIRQTGVTVKKQSPDILVGLAITTTDEQRYDQLYLSNFALMQIRDELSRLDGISDVKLFGERDYSMRIWVDPNKLAARNLSAGDVVRAIHEQNQQVATGMIGAPPVQSKQDFEITMSTLGRLSDVEQFENIIIKTDGRGDNVRIKDIGRVQLGSKNEDVDVKLDGKPTVFLAIFQLPDANALETYDQVISKMHDLERSFPEGVKWEVAFDTTPYTRESINEVFKTLRDAVALVAVVVLIFLRNWRSSLIPMVAVPVAIIGTFVAMAALGFSLNNLTLFGLVLAIGIVVDDAIVVVEAVEHHIETGLPPREATIKAMDQVSGPVIAVGLVLSAVFVPCAFISGITGQFFRQFALTISVSTVISAFNSLTLSPALAALLLKPIDKKRKHTTPPLPWPAFVIAGGWAGWEYLTPHLSGWLQSHGVGPEMMPYIAAALGAVGGGIVSWPLNRLLALLFAGFNLFFNGLSIGYTWIVGLMLYVTPVVLLLYGGLLYLTYQDLEHTPKGFIPGQDMGYLLCNVQLPDSASMERSEKVMAQLSDIAQHTPGVKHASAITGMSFVLSAFGSNFGSVFIGLQDYSERRDPSLSSDRIIASLTQQFAAKIYDAQVMVFPPPPVRGVGRAGGFMLMVEDRGDLGPNKLQEQTENLVAAASQQNPGKIMVFPSPFRANVPQLKIEPDIHECMEKGVTLRDFADTLQIYQGSLYVNDFNLFGRTWEVIVQAEPQFRDRIEDLPRLEVRSHSGDMVPLGSLASIQQVNGPLLISRYNSYPSAPVNGTGLPGVSSADAIEMMAKTAKDVLPPSMTFEWTDMAYLELLAGNTAMVIFGLAVVMVFLVLAAQYESWSLPMAVILVVPMCLLSAIVGVRMAAMDINIFTRIGFVVLVGLASKNAILIVEFAKHRREEGESRRQATLEACHLRLRPIIMTSLAFILGVLPLMLATGAGAEMRRTLGTAVFSGMLGVTVFGIFLTPVFFSTIDWLGGTPLFASWLARFVGRWSINIVSLRPVREYAHRVRVRRAAKPVVRRSSADTVVANTTAVVASNGNGLANTHVDAAEIPKPVSEPSITDSLVLNRKRGISPAVERRTELLNPEP; encoded by the coding sequence TTGATTTCTCGATTTTTTATCGACCGGCCGATTTTCGCCTCGGTGCTATCCATTGTGATCACGCTGGCCGGCGCCATCAGTTTGTTCCATTTGCCGATTGCGCAATTTCCGACAATCACGCCGCCGACCATTCAGGTCACATGCAATTATCCGGGCGCCAGCGCGCTGGATGTTTCGACTTCGGTGGCGGCTCCCATCGAAGAGCAAGTCGACGGCGTGGAAGGCATGTACTACATGTCGTCCAACAGCACCAACGACGGTTCTTACACGTTGACGGTGACGTTTCGGCACGGCATCGATTTGAACATGGCCCAGGTGTTGGTGCAAAACCGCGTCAATTTGGCGCTGCCGTCGCTGCCCGACGTCATTCGGCAAACGGGCGTGACGGTGAAAAAGCAATCTCCCGATATTCTGGTGGGCTTGGCCATCACGACGACGGACGAACAGCGGTACGACCAATTGTATCTCAGCAATTTCGCTTTAATGCAAATTCGTGACGAGCTGTCGCGGCTGGACGGCATTAGCGACGTGAAGCTGTTCGGCGAACGCGATTACAGCATGCGGATTTGGGTCGATCCGAACAAGCTGGCCGCCCGAAACTTAAGCGCCGGCGACGTGGTGCGTGCCATTCACGAGCAGAACCAGCAAGTGGCCACCGGCATGATTGGCGCGCCGCCGGTGCAAAGCAAGCAAGATTTTGAAATCACGATGAGTACGCTGGGGCGGCTGAGCGACGTCGAGCAGTTCGAAAACATTATTATAAAAACCGACGGCCGCGGAGATAACGTCCGCATTAAAGACATTGGTCGTGTGCAGTTGGGCTCGAAGAACGAAGACGTCGACGTGAAGCTGGACGGCAAGCCGACCGTGTTTTTGGCGATTTTTCAATTGCCGGACGCCAATGCGCTCGAAACGTACGACCAGGTGATTTCGAAAATGCACGACCTGGAAAGGAGTTTTCCGGAAGGGGTGAAGTGGGAAGTTGCGTTCGACACCACGCCGTACACGCGGGAATCGATCAACGAGGTGTTTAAAACTTTGCGCGACGCCGTGGCCTTGGTGGCGGTGGTGGTGCTGATATTTTTGCGAAACTGGCGGTCGTCGCTGATTCCTATGGTGGCCGTGCCGGTGGCGATTATCGGCACGTTTGTCGCCATGGCCGCGCTGGGATTCAGCTTAAATAACCTAACGCTGTTTGGATTGGTGCTGGCGATTGGCATTGTGGTGGACGATGCCATCGTGGTGGTCGAGGCGGTGGAGCATCACATTGAAACGGGCCTGCCGCCGCGCGAGGCGACCATTAAGGCGATGGATCAGGTCTCTGGGCCGGTGATTGCCGTGGGGCTGGTGCTGAGCGCCGTGTTTGTGCCTTGCGCTTTCATTAGCGGCATCACAGGACAATTCTTCCGGCAATTTGCGCTGACGATTTCAGTATCGACGGTGATTTCGGCGTTTAATTCGCTCACGCTTAGTCCGGCGCTGGCGGCACTGCTGCTCAAGCCGATTGACAAGAAACGCAAACATACCACACCGCCGCTGCCGTGGCCGGCGTTTGTCATTGCAGGCGGCTGGGCTGGGTGGGAGTATTTGACGCCGCATCTGTCGGGCTGGTTGCAATCGCATGGCGTGGGACCGGAAATGATGCCGTATATTGCCGCGGCATTAGGGGCCGTGGGAGGCGGCATTGTCAGTTGGCCGCTGAACCGGCTGCTGGCGCTGTTGTTTGCCGGATTCAATCTATTCTTCAACGGCCTAAGCATTGGATACACCTGGATCGTCGGGCTGATGCTGTATGTCACGCCGGTCGTGTTATTGCTTTATGGCGGGCTGCTGTATTTGACGTACCAAGATTTGGAACACACGCCCAAGGGATTTATTCCCGGCCAAGACATGGGTTACTTGCTGTGCAACGTGCAGTTGCCAGATTCGGCTTCAATGGAGCGCAGCGAAAAAGTGATGGCCCAGCTCAGTGACATCGCGCAGCATACGCCGGGCGTGAAACATGCATCGGCGATCACCGGCATGTCGTTCGTGCTGAGCGCGTTTGGCTCGAACTTCGGCTCGGTATTTATCGGGTTGCAGGATTATTCGGAGCGGCGCGATCCGAGTTTATCGAGCGATCGAATCATCGCTTCGTTGACGCAGCAATTCGCCGCCAAAATTTACGACGCCCAAGTAATGGTGTTTCCGCCGCCACCGGTGCGCGGCGTGGGGCGGGCCGGCGGGTTCATGCTGATGGTGGAAGACCGCGGGGATTTAGGTCCGAATAAGTTGCAGGAACAAACCGAAAATTTGGTCGCGGCGGCGTCGCAGCAGAACCCTGGGAAAATCATGGTTTTTCCTTCCCCGTTCCGGGCGAACGTGCCGCAGCTAAAAATTGAGCCGGACATCCACGAGTGCATGGAAAAGGGGGTTACGCTGCGAGATTTTGCCGACACGTTGCAAATTTACCAGGGCTCTTTGTACGTCAACGATTTCAATTTGTTCGGGCGCACGTGGGAAGTAATTGTGCAAGCGGAGCCGCAATTCCGCGACCGCATTGAAGACCTGCCGCGGCTGGAAGTTCGCAGCCACTCCGGCGACATGGTGCCGCTGGGTTCGCTGGCGAGCATTCAGCAAGTGAACGGGCCGCTGCTTATCTCGCGCTACAATAGCTACCCGTCGGCGCCTGTCAACGGCACAGGCTTGCCGGGGGTCAGTTCGGCGGATGCCATTGAAATGATGGCGAAGACGGCGAAGGACGTATTGCCGCCGTCGATGACCTTCGAATGGACCGACATGGCCTATTTGGAATTGCTGGCCGGAAACACGGCGATGGTGATTTTCGGGCTGGCGGTGGTGATGGTGTTTTTGGTGCTGGCGGCGCAATACGAAAGTTGGTCGCTGCCGATGGCGGTGATTCTGGTCGTGCCGATGTGCCTGCTCAGCGCCATTGTTGGGGTGCGGATGGCGGCGATGGACATCAATATTTTCACGCGCATCGGCTTTGTGGTGCTGGTGGGATTGGCCAGCAAAAACGCGATTTTGATTGTGGAATTCGCCAAGCATCGACGGGAAGAAGGGGAATCGCGCCGTCAGGCCACGTTGGAAGCGTGCCATTTGCGGTTGCGGCCCATCATTATGACTTCGCTGGCGTTTATTTTAGGCGTGCTGCCGCTGATGTTGGCCACCGGCGCCGGCGCGGAAATGCGGCGCACGCTGGGCACCGCGGTATTCAGCGGCATGCTGGGCGTGACGGTGTTTGGCATATTTTTGACACCGGTGTTTTTCTCGACCATCGATTGGCTAGGCGGCACGCCGCTGTTTGCATCGTGGTTGGCGCGGTTTGTCGGTCGGTGGTCGATCAACATTGTCAGCTTGCGGCCGGTGCGGGAGTATGCACACCGGGTACGGGTTCGCAGGGCAGCAAAGCCGGTGGTCCGAAGGTCATCGGCCGACACGGTCGTTGCCAATACCACCGCTGTCGTTGCTTCCAATGGAAATGGGCTGGCTAACACACACGTTGATGCGGCTGAAATTCCAAAACCGGTGTCCGAGCCTTCGATCACGGATTCTTTGGTGCTAAACCGCAAGCGTGGGATCAGCCCCGCTGTAGAGCGCAGAACCGAATTGCTGAACCCTGAACCCTGA